The DNA sequence CGAGCATAAGCGTGAGCGGCGTCTGTCTCACTGTCGAGGAGTACGGAGACTCGTGGTTCGAGGTCTTCCTCGCGCAGGAGACCGTCGAGAAGACCTATCTCGGAGACCTCTCCGAGGGCGACGTCGTCAACCTAGAACGTGCACTCCGCGCCGACGACAGACTCGACGGACATTTCGTACAGGGACACGTCGACACGACGACCCAGGTAACCGATGTGAGACGCGTAGGTGACGACTGGGAGTACGACTTCGCTCTTCCCGACGACTACTCGGATTACATAGTCTCGAAGGGATCGGTCTCATTGGACGGAATAAGCCTCACAGTCGCCGAAGTCGAAGAGGAGAGCTTCACCGTCGCTGTGATACCCACGACACACGACCTCACAAATCTCTCGGAGAAAGAAGTCGGGGACAGCGTCAACATCGAGGTCGACGTCATAGCCAAGTACGTCGAGAGTCTCGTATCAGACTTCGGACAGACGTAGGTAATGTCCGTCGGGGTCACGTATAACCACAGAGCCATCTGAGTTTTCGGAGACCCAACAAGCCTTCTCTTCTGTCTCTTCGAGCCCGTCGAGGCTCTCGACCTCTATACCCATCTCGACGTGTACACCGCCTCTCGCGTCGGCGATTCCGAGATGTGGCTCCCAGAGTTCGAGGTCGAATCCCCCCGCGTCGAGACGAAGCCTCCGCCGCACGTCACCTCTGTCGTAGACCTCCATGCCGAGCGACTCGTAGAACTCCTCCGACCTTTCGAGGTCTT is a window from the Candidatus Afararchaeum irisae genome containing:
- a CDS encoding riboflavin synthase gives rise to the protein MFTGIIEETGEIQHVDETDDGVRIRIRGDEVLGDVEEGASISVSGVCLTVEEYGDSWFEVFLAQETVEKTYLGDLSEGDVVNLERALRADDRLDGHFVQGHVDTTTQVTDVRRVGDDWEYDFALPDDYSDYIVSKGSVSLDGISLTVAEVEEESFTVAVIPTTHDLTNLSEKEVGDSVNIEVDVIAKYVESLVSDFGQT